In the genome of Juglans microcarpa x Juglans regia isolate MS1-56 chromosome 6S, Jm3101_v1.0, whole genome shotgun sequence, the window TTATTACAATGCGCTAGATCTTTACCATTTCTGGGCTAATATCCTTTGTGGTAGCACCATCGTTTGCCTTTGCACTCTGAAGCAGAAACTTGTCCTTGCATTGCATGTCAGGAGGAGCCTCCTTCTGTGCTTGCATGGTAACTAAATCAAGACCAAACATTTACAAATAATTGAATAAGAGTCAAgttatgagaaaataaaaaatcaaataacaaaatgGACAGTATAGGCACCCGTGACATCACATGTGGACCGTGGCAAGACAATTCCGGTGTTCGGACGAACACAATACTTCTTCGGATTCGTCGTTTTCACCTGAAGATGACCGAGTcacataagaaaagaaaaaacgcAAATCCACATTCTTTCAATTCGACATTTGAAGCTAcgtattatcttattttattcaagaaagaaaattactCCTCAACTATGAAAAAAACTAGTTATATTTATGCTTAATCGAACGGGTTTTGTTGTTTTCTCAGGTCCCAGAACAATAAGAATCAGAAGTCACATATTCAACCTCCTGCATTCGCCAGCATTCAACACAGGGAATCATAcgaaaaacaaattcaaaaatccCAAATCAGGCAACGAGGAGAGCAAGATATGGGGGGTAAGATTACCTTGAAAGCTACATAATTATCGGTCTTATTTGACAGTTGAAGCGAACACGAGATCTGTTTCTTCAATTCAACTGACGAAACAAccaaaaacaatgaaaatagaAACAAGTCAACCAAAACGTAAACCGTAGTgggaaaaaatataacaaaacaGATCCGTAAGAAAATGATGGAGAAAAGACTGACAGGGGAACTTGAGTTCGAGAGGTTCGATGCCAAGGAGCTCTCCCGTGTTCATCTCGAAAGCAATGGCTTTGGTTAATGTGAAATTTAGCTTTTTAGATTTTTGGGAATGATTGTGGAGAAgcagaaagaaaggaaaagggaggagatgaaggatgaagatccggTAGAATCCGGAGGAAGGGATCAGGTTAAATTGAATCTGTGgtgttctttgttttttggaaaAGTGTTTTCTCAGGAATCAGGATTAGGCGGAGAGATCCATGGTGCTTCCGCAAAAGCTTCTATATATGGTcgcttttctttattttattctattttattttcagtgttttgtggaaaaatgaaaattttactctttttttattttattttttataatacccactttctttgaaaaatgaaaCACTCTGCTATTTGCTGTCACCATCTtgttaaaaacataattttttcatattaatcttatattttttcatttttaaaaaaaaaaagaatgcgcCGTACCTGcagatagagaaaaatattgattcataattaaaatgatatagGATTTTGGACTGCCCCCTTATATACATTACTTATCATATAATTTCTGATTTGGTTTTAATAAAGTAACATAAAGGATCATATTTCTGTCACGTAAACAATAATGCTTAAATAATGTTGCCATCTTTTGTTATTATAAATCTATGATTATTTAATCACGAAAACCCTCGTGGACCAACTTCGACCATAGACCTTGACTTTGTCGCCAACCACAATGACCTTGAGCACATGATGCATAAATATTGGATCAGTTAATACCAAATTCATAGCCCTAATTAATCGTCCAAGAAGAAGATTGTTTGCTTGCAGGTATACAGATTTCTATACATCAATAATTGCTTGGGTTACCTATCCATTTGGGTTTTATAATCTTCAGTACATCAGTTAATTACGTagtttggtttggatattgtgataagatggttttagataagttaaataaatattgttataatattatttttttaatattattattgttttaagatttgaaaaaatttaattatttattatattttgtgtaaaaatttgaaaaaattgtaatcatgagatgagataagttaagagtatttttatatccaaacggggccacACTTCTATTCAAATTATATTACATCTCCTGATGATTAAAAATGACATTAATAATAAGAGTAGTGTTACATATGCTTAGAGGTGTAACCgatccggttttggataaaatttagtaTCAAATCGGTATGcactaattttgtatttttcaaaaccgattacatactagttaccctcctaaaccagtaCATTCAATTTTACCGGTTTTCAATCTGGTTCGGTTCGGTTTTCCagtttaaataatttacaaatttctaataaaaattgttttattaaaaatatgttactatttacaaaaaatttgctttataaaaaaaatctgctctgtaaaaaaaattctttcataaatatctgctttattaaaaaatctgtTATGTAAAAAGAATTCTGCTatgaaaaatctgttttataaaaaagtttgcAACGTAACAAAAATCCTGATATAAAAAAACTGCTataaaacaagattttattcaaagaatctgcaataaaaagaaaattatttatgatgttaattgttaatttgttactaacttagagtatatCAATGTACCaatactatatgttatacatttttcatatattatatgttatataataatacgttaatactaaattattattaatattatatattatactaatagtgatatatatactatataataatatatggtcataatgattattatataatatcttatatataatttatatttatattattatatatattatataatataaaaaatattatatataatatttaaaaaaattaatttaaatatatgttatagtGAACCGATCCGGTCCTAAAAAATCATAGAgccggaaccggaccggttcagaCCGATTTTTACATTTTAGAAACTGATTCCACCAGTTAGGTTTGATTTTTCGATTAAAATTTACACtcatatacttataattttacacACAATATAATACGTATTGAGTAAACTGTAAAAGACctattttatcaatttcttcttttttaattctaattttaaattttataaattttagcaTACCAACCATTAACACATgagcatatattattatatgaacAAAATTTACAAGTATAAAAGCCTAAAAATGGTAGGTTATAAAATTCCAAACAGTGACAGTTAGCATGGTCCACGGTGCCGACCAATGAATTCAATACTACGTGCCACAGCTCCAGCAGATGCTGTGCCGCACACTTTGGTGAACGCATTATGTCGAGGTTAGCGTCAACACGTAGAAAATAGCATCTCACCCTATCCGCCCGGATTTTATTTGGTAGGGCGCATTTGCAATCACAGCAAAAATAATGAAGccaaagtaaaaacaaaataaatagatgatGACAAAGGGCCACAGCTGCACAGCAATGAGCcccaaaataaatacatgatgaCACAGTCCACGAAACTAGAAATGTATCACCATCACTATCTTTGCTGAGCAGCACCGTTGTCTTTTATGTTGGCAAAAGTAGTCACTGATGTGTTGAGAAGTGAGAATCTGACACAGACACATCCTAGTAGCTGCCTAAAAACAAGATTGCTGGTTTTGTAATCATGGCTCCTTAGAGTTCAGAGGCATGCAATGGTTATTTTCCAGTTACTATATATGTCACTATGAATATGAATTATCGTCGTTTACAGAAAGTGAAGCAAATGAAGAACCAATCTACTAAAGTTCAAATACTTCTTGTATTTGCTGTGTAAGTCTTTCCAAAatctgtaaaagaaaataaggaaaaaaattttagaaaaggacGATCTGATGATCATCTGATACAAAATGCCATTGACATGAATCATTATGTATCTTTCCGACTCACCATTTTGGTGTCCCCAAGTGCAGCTTCAAGTGCCTCGATTTTCTGATGATGCAAAACAATATCAACATCATTCTGCTCAAGATTTACATTATTCGAAATAACAAGTGCATATATCTGCGTAAAACTTACTATCTTTGTGTCTTCAAGGGCAACTTCCATTAATGCCCGGGTTTTTTTAACTGCAAATTTGTCTGAATATTTTGTGCCCACCACCCTTTCCGACTCTTCACGTCTCTGCAGTGAGTCGAATTAAGCCTTAATTCTCACGAGTGCAGAAGAAGAAGGGGGTGGGGATTTGTAAGAGGAAGCTTGAATAATGAACAAAAACTACCAACACTTTCTACATTGTGCATTCCTTCATGAAGCAAGATCATTTGGATGCTTAATGAAGCAATGCAGGCAACCTACTCATTTCATTATAGTCTAGTGACGCCCATCAAACCCAGATGCAAGATTGCAACCATTTCAACACCGGAAGGAGCCCTGAATATCTCTGAAGTAAAGATTCAAGTCCCCAAAGAGAATCTTCTTCCTATGTTTTATACAGAGACCAGGGAGA includes:
- the LOC121236735 gene encoding vesicle-associated protein 1-2-like isoform X2, translated to MNTGELLGIEPLELKFPFELKKQISCSLQLSNKTDNYVAFKVKTTNPKKYCVRPNTGIVLPRSTCDVTVTMQAQKEAPPDMQCKDKFLLQSAKANDGATTKDISPEMFNKEAGHVVEECKLRVVYVSPPQPPSPVQEGSEEGSSPRGSVSENGNANGAEFTNASRSFVDQLESQDKSAEAKALISKLTEEKNNAIQQNNKLRQDMYI